A section of the Oreochromis aureus strain Israel breed Guangdong linkage group 22, ZZ_aureus, whole genome shotgun sequence genome encodes:
- the LOC116320797 gene encoding gastrula zinc finger protein XlCGF57.1-like, translating to MCNVQLLRVSVHERISAAAEDFLLRLEKGEEAAELPELRALLTERLTAAAEEIVALLEETVAEYQERVERSEREIFRQRRLLDAVLKPEVRLQAAGNASIVQTASQRTAEIKATEQCADLLQSVTLYDPNDLTDQNPSDPKEHDGSNVSCPSSPPSPSPSYHPPLSESSDGDPDSDWIEHRRTLRPLRRKKRSRPALSITSNRRPSSLAQSFSCHVCGRALQGKGFLLKHVLHTCASNPECRCGYCGECLDSADGLKAHLQMHQDNSKTCSFCGKTFHSILAQEMHVRLHTGEKPYSCNFCGKKFSQKGNLTSHLRVHAEEKAFKCKECSRAFCHMSSLERHMEEHSSSAVHTCSVCGEEFSKRNSLRQHMTTHQKNDSLRIKRSRTSVPSFRCKVCGDTFDRKTLLVKHVATHLQDTDCRCGLCGHHYESSDSLAAHLRSHREAGGTCSICGKCFPGQSALQMHLRIHTGEKPYSCSFCGKAFNQSGNLKTHLKIHTGERAFSCSLCGKGFTQKQTLDTHVRFHNKERRFLCQVCGKGFMQDVDLKRHMLIHTGEKPYTCRVCGKSFQAKRSLNGHLKVHLAGQEDSRSEPQRTAEDSFYSGFTQL from the exons ATGTGCAACGTGCAGCTGCTGCGGGTGTCGGTCCACGAGCGGATCAGCGCCGCCGCCGAAGACTTCCTGCTGCGGCTGGAGAAGGGAGAAGAAGCAGCCGAGCTCCCGGAGCTGAGAGCGCTGCTGACCGAGCGGCTGACGGCGGCCGCGGAGGAGATCGTTGCTTTGTTGGAGGAGACCGTGGCGGAGTACCAGGAGAGAGTGGAGCGCTCAGAGCGGGAGATCTTCCGCCAGAGGAGGCTCCTCGACGCCGTGCTCAAGCCCGAAGTCCGGCTGCAAGCGGCAG GAAATGCCTCCATTGTGCAAACAGCCAGTCAGAGGACGGCTGAGATTAAAGCGACTGAGCAGTGTGCAG ATCTTCTGCAGTCAGTGACACTGTACGACCCAAACGACCTCACAGACCAGAATCCCTCCGACCCCAAGGAGCACGATGGCAGCAATGTTTCCTGTCCATCATCACCTCCTTCGCCCTCGCCATCCTACCATCCACCCCTCTCTGAGAGCAGCGATGGAGACCCGGACAGTGACTGGATTGAACATAGGCGGACTCTCAGGCCTCTGAGGAGGAAGAAGCGTAGCCGTCCGGCGCTCAGCATCACAAGCAACCGGAGGCCCTCGAGTCTAGCTCAGAGCTTCAGCTGCCACGTGTGCGGGCGGGCACTGCAAGGGAAAGGCTTCCTACTCAAACATGTCCTGCACACCTGTGCCAGCAATCCAGAGTGTCGCTGCGGTTACTGCGGGGAGTGCCTGGACTCTGCCGATGGCCTGAAAGCTCACCTGCAGATGCACCAGGACAACAGCAAAACATGCTCGTTCTGTGGGAAAACCTTCCATTCCATCTTGGCGCAGGAAATGCATGTGCGGTTGCACACGGGAGAGAAACCGTACAGCTGCAACTTCTGTGGCAAGAAGTTCAGTCAGAAGGGCAACCTGACGTCACACCTGCGTGTCCACGCAGAAGAGAAAGCCTTCAAATGTAAAGAGTGCAGCCGTGCCTTCTGTCACATGAGCTCTTTGGAGCGCCACAtggaagagcacagcagctcagCGGTGCACACCTGCAGTGTCTGTGGTGAGGAGTTCAGTAAACGGAACAGTCTGCGGCAACACATGACAACTCATCAGAAGAATGACAGCCTCAGAATTAAGAGGAGCCGCACTTCAGTACCGTCCTTCCGCTGCAAAGTTTGCGGTGACACGTTTGATAGGAAGACCCTGTTAGTAAAACACGTTGCGACTCACCTGCAAGACACGGACTGCCGCTGTGGACTCTGCGGACACCATTATGAGTCCTCTGACAGCCTTGCTGCCCACCTGCGCTCCCACCGCGAGGCTGGTGGCACTTGCAGCATCTGCGGGAAGTGCTTCCCGGGCCAATCGGCGCTGCAGATGCACCTGAGGATCCACACTGGGGAGAAACCCTACAGCTGCAGTTTCTGTGGGAAGGCTTTCAACCAGAGCGGCAACCTGAAGACACACCTGAAAATCCACACAGGTGAGCGGGCGTTCTCCTGCAGCCTGTGTGGGAAAGGCTTCACCCAAAAACAGACCCTGGACACACATGTCCGCTTCCACAACAAGGAGCGCCGCTTCCTGTGTCAGGTATGCGGGAAGGGTTTCATGCAGGATGTGGACCTTAAGAGACATATGCTGATCCATACCGGGGAGAAACCATACACCTGTAGGGTCTGTGGGAAGAGTTTCCAGGCCAAACGCTCGCTTAATGGGCACCTTAAAGTGCATTTAGCTGGCCAGGAGGACTCGAGGTCAGAGCCGCAGAGGACAGCAGAGGACAGCTTCTACTCAGGATTCACGCAGTTGTAG